The Chaetodon auriga isolate fChaAug3 chromosome 2, fChaAug3.hap1, whole genome shotgun sequence genome segment GTATTTACAACACAGACAAACGTGTCATTAAACAGATTTAATTGATTGAGCAGAAACAAAATCAGGACATTTTATTAACAACCATAGATGGGGTGTATAATAAAGACAGATGGAGCCTTAAATTCGAACCTGCTGGACATCTAGACACACATTTGTGTGTAAACAGAGTTGCCTTAACTTTCACATTATCAATCTCAGATATATGGCTTTTCATTTCTACTTAGAAAAGTATGATAAAAAACATCAGTATATACACAAGTAcattcatatttacatattGCAAATGGTGTGTTTACCAGTTACATTATtgtttccttaaaaaaaatgctttgacaGGATTTAGGTACGTGTAATAGGACTCAGTAGCCTACTTAATACATCCTGTACACAACCAACCTAGATGGCCTTTAGTTATTTGTCTTTCAAATGTGATAAAACAAACTTAGAAATCTTTAAGTGACAAAAGaatacaaacattttcaaacttttttctAGTAGGAACATAACCGTGGAAATTTAACAAAATACTGTTTATCTACATTTACAGTGATGACTTCAACTGGCGAGAGATTTGAGTCTCTCTCAAAACCGTTATGTAGTGTTCATAAAACAGAGACTAGGACATGCTACTGTCATTTGCTGTAGTTTTATCACTCTCCTTGGGTGCATCATGTTTACtgtcctttttctcctctctcttttctctgcttctgctcccGTCCCGACGAtccctgtctttgtctttgtctttgtctttgtctctgtctctatctctctccctctccctatCTCTGTCCCTGCCCCGGTCTTTCCCACgatctctgtccctgtccctgtccctgtccctgtcccgTTCCCTGCTTCGGGATCTGTCCCGTCTCCtgtctcgctctcgctctctatCACGATCACGATCGCGTTCTCTGTCACGGTCGCGGTCACGGTTTCTCCCTCGGTCACGGTCATAGTCCCTCCTGTCAGAATCCCttggtctctctctgtctctttccctgtctctctccctgtctctcctcttgtctgtgtCTTGATCTCTGTGTCGCTCTCCATCCGTCTCCCTGTGTCTGTCGccctcccttcctctgctgCGGTCTCTTTCTCGACTACGCTCCTGATCGCGGTCCCTTTCTCTGCCCCTGTCCCACTCTCGTTCTCTGCTCCACCGCTTGACCTGGCTCCTGTCCCATGATGGCCTGCCAGTATGGGGAACTTCCCGCTCTCTTTCCCTCCGCCGGTCCTCGGACAGCTCCCTTGGTCTCTCTTCAGAGGGTGGTGAGGGTCCAGGGACAGGTTCTCTGTGGCCTCCTTCGAAGCGACTGAAGCGATCTCCACTGTGGGGTTCTGAGTCCTCTCGGGTGGTgttgctgctcctcctcctcatttcagGAGAGTGGCGGCGCCAGTGGTCATCCCTTTGAATTTCTGGACTGTGGGCTCCCATGCGACTTGGAGGACCTAAGGGAGCCTCTGGAGGAGTTGGCAGTAGTGGCCCACTGTGGCGGACAGGTCTAGCCTCATCAGAATGCCTATCAAAGCGGTACCGCTCTGATCCTCCAAAACGCTGAGACAGATGGGGTCTACTCTCATGAGGGGGAGCGCCTCTGTGCTCATCAAAGGATCCTCGATGTGGTGGTGAGGGATGTGGTCTGGAGCTTCCATATTGGTTATGTGGACTGAAGTGCGGTCCACTCATCTCACAGCTGGAAGGTGGGCCTCTTCTGTCCTCATACTGGTTAGGTGGAGGTCCCTGGTATGCTGGACCAGGTGGGGGGCCCTGATTGTCTTTAAACATATGGAGAGGGTTTGGATTCTGGTCCACATTTAGCTTAAAGGAGTTAGAATTGTCTTTGTTATACTGTTCTGCTGGGCCTCGAGGTTGGTCTGCCATCGAGGGTTGAGCCCCATGGTCACCGTACTGAGATGGCAGGGGACCCCTAGGCCCTTGGAAGTGGGACGGAGGAGGGAGTCTGTTATCAAAGTGAGCAGGAGGTGGCCCTGTGAAAGGTGGAGGGGGACCTCTGTTTGCAGGGAAATTAAATGGTGGTGGAGGACCAGTGAATCTTGGTGGAGGTAAGGTGCTCTGTCCATCAAAAGCGGGAGGTGGAGGCAGGCCTGGAGGAGGTCCTTGCTGTCCAATGTGCTGGGGGGGAATGGAGGGATCAAACAGTTGAGGTGCAGGGCCTCTCTGGGCCATTGGAGGGAAAGGTGGAGGTGGTCCTCTGGGTGGCATGATATTCTGAGGATGTGGtccaggaggaggctgctgctgtggtggtggCTGGTTGCCTGGCCACTGATTCTGATAGGGAGGGTATGCAGCTGGCGGTGGGCCAAATTGCTGGCTGCTGTCTCCCTGTATGGGGGGAGGACCACATACAGGGGGAGGAACATGGATGGGTGGAGGAGGTCCCTGCAGAGGAAGGGGGCCTGATATTGGAGGAAGGCCCTGCATGGGTGGTGGCATAGACATCGGTGGAGGTCTCATTATCAGGTTCTGTCCCTGCATCACATGAGGAGGGGGGAAGTTGGATGGTGGGGGAATGTCAGCTGGAGGTCTGTACTCGCTGTCGAAGCTTGATGGTGACATGTGATGCTGCACGTGATGGGACTGAGTTTCACCCATTGCTGTGCTCTGAGTGAGCACTGGAATAGTTGAAGTTATTGTGGAGGTGTTTGCAGGCTCATTATAATAACCTGTGGTTGGTGTGTCTTGGCTATTCTCCTCATACTCTGAGTCCTCACCAGTTTTTAAAATACTAGCAGCATTTGGCCAAATACTGTACTTGTCCATCTCTGTTTCCATCTTGTTTGGCTCAGCTTCCTCAGTTTTCACTTCTTTCTCAACCATGTAGTTGACCTCCATATCAGgttccacctcctctcccaATAATGGAATTGACACCTCGGCCATGTTCGACTCCATAAAAGGTAGCATCTCACTTTTCACTCCCTCTGCAGGTAGTGACGTCACTGGGCCTTGTGAAGAGTCTGGAGGTTCAGCTACATTAGACAGCTGAGGCTCTTGAACCAAAGGTTGCGAAGGAGTAGAATCCGGCACTAGAGCAGatgtctcctctttctcctcaggtTCATCGTTCGGTTTCCTGCCAGCAACAGCCTGGCGAGGATCCCTGCTCTGTCGGGGGTCTCTCCTCTGGTTGATCAAGGGAGCAACTGATGAAGACTTCACTAATTCCTCAACCTTCTTGCCAAGCTGCAGTAGCTGAGTATCTGCCAATAGGGATCTGGTAGGTTGAGCTAAGAGTGTGTCTGGAAGTGTCAATGAGGCACCAGGTGTCCCTGTGGATGACATTTGCTGCTCTCCCTGTTTTTGGAATGTTTGCTCCCCAATCTGTTTAAGGCTCTCCAAGATCTTTTGTGGATCTGTTACAGATTCAGTTGCAGCCTTAGCATGACCAGGTACTAATGTTTTGACATCTTCAAAAATGGAGTCATCCTCTGGGTCATACGCCACATCATCGCCTTCATTCGCAATCACCTCAGGTTCCTTAGAGATTTCAGGCTTGCCTACTACTTCAACAGGCTTCTTAGGCACATTGTAGCCCCGACTGGGGTCATACTCTTCTTCTGGATCATACGGTCggtcatcttcatcctcctccacctggtTCTCTTTAGAAATCTGTGCAAACTGCTGCACAATGGGATCTAGCATTGTAGCAGGTGGGACAGAGAGTTCCACACCCTGATCAGACGGAGATTGGGAAGCGTCAGAGTCGTGCTTtttcttcccaaaaagagtTTTGAGGATGGTCTGAAGAGGAGTGGcagatgctgcagaggaagcaacGGAGCTGGATGAAGATGGGGAGTCCTTGCCAGTGATAGTGGATGTGGCTGGTGTTTTTACAGAGGACAAGAAGGAAAGGACTGAGGAGGTGGTCACAGTGCTGCTTGATGTTTCAGAGGAGCTGGATGGAGGTGAGCCTGGAGGAGTCGTGCTGAAGGGGATTTCAAGACTCTGCCGTGTGCTTCTTTCTGCTCTTATTGAGGCAGGTGGCTTTGGAAGGCCAGTGTCATCTGCATCTTTCGTTTGAGTCTTGGATCGCTTTTCTTCAGTTTCCAACGGAGCACCAGCTCGCTTTCTGTCCTTCTGGCAGATCAGTAGCCCTAAGAGGAGGTTGGGACGAGCTGGTTCAAGCCCTGAAAGatggacaaacaaaaaccttAGAAAACACCTACATGTGTACAACAGATAACTTGACAAAAGAGACTGTCTTTCTTTCTATATAACTGCTAAAAGATCTGCTTGAGTATTTCTGATTTatgtaaagaaacaaaaaacaagtgaCATGTATAAAGAACCAGCAGCATGATGGATTTAAAACCAAAGTCAAGCCCAACTATATCCTTTTatgtgaaaaatgacaaaggtAATAATATGACTACACATTTCCATGTGTACAGTTCAGCAATAAGTCAGCAGTTATTAAATGTATTGGTGAATTCAAAGAGAAAAGTAACAAACATGGTGCCATTAGTAAACGCCTgccagctgcagagaaacatttgTTATCAGTAGGCTTGTGTTGGTGGTTGAAGTGATTTGCGGATGTACAGGCAGATATAACCAAGagacaaactaaaaaaataaaatcattctgAATTATTCACCGGCATCATTAGACTGCAcccaaaaacaacagaaaggaTTGCAACAGGTAGTAAAATAGGCATAAATTAGTTGCTGTTGAAATTTGAGATCACTACCAGTCCAGTCACAGAAACATCAGATAAATTCAAGATTTgcaatttgtttttctgataatAATCAATTTAAAGGGAAAACCTCATGTATACAATCTTCTCTTTCTGAGGTACAACATTCAGGAGTAGATCTACTGATGTTTGAGACCCTCTGAGATGGACAACATTTGTACATACCACAGCTGCAATGGCCATGTTGGTACTGTTAACACTGTTGGTTACCAGTTAATCACTGGGTGAAAAGTTTCAATGAAGTGCCAATTCTTCATTTAGGGGCACATGTTAAGAACATGTTTAATTTATTCCAGTGGTGTGGCATGTTACCATATGAACACCAGCGTGGTATAAAATGATTGACAAGTTACCTCACAGCAATTTATTGATTACAAAGTTGTTCAATTATGTTTACATACATGCCAAGTCTTAAGAAAGAACAGGCTGAAACTGGACTCAAATGGCACAACCTGCGATGCAAACTTCCTTTATTAGAAATGTGTGATACAAAGTCAGATACACAGCAGAGAAGACAGCAGCTGTCAAGTGCACGGTGGTGTTTTCCAGGGGAGACTCAACAAGGAGTGTGAGTGCCCCCTACAGTACAAACCTTTGAATTTCAACCTGGGTccaaaaacaaagctgactAAATATACTCACCATatgtacaaagacaaaaaaaacaacacaactccacagcaaaaacactaaaataaacacaatcatATTCATGTCACCACAAAGATATGTGTGTATCCCTTTAAATGCTTACCTGGCCCATCAAACGGTAAGAGTTTGGAGGGTAATGGGTCCTTTGAGCCCAGTGGGATGAGATAAAGGTCTTTGATGCGACGGTTGTTGTTAGCCACCACACCAAATCGTTTCCTGCTGCTAAAgtaagaaaacagagagacatatgccacctcctcttcctctgtggctgGGTGGAAACGGATCAGACACAGttcctgcaaacacagagagcaaaaacCAGTATGTAAGTGACAAAAGGCCTTCAAATAAAGATGTTAAGCACTTTCATACGAATTCATTTTTCTCCAAACCAACCTTGGAGAGCGAGGTTTTCAGTTTCCCAACATAGTCCCACACTGTGCTTGGAGATATGCGTCCTCCAACATGAATGGTGTCTGGCAAATCCTGCACAACATTGACAACACTGAGCATAATGCTTCTGCTTATGTATACCCATTGCATGTAATGACAGTTACCCTGGAAATGAAGTATGAGCCTGATAATCAGGCAAAATGACAAACCTCCTTCAGATGTTCAAAGGATCCTGACACCAGATAAGCCTTGGTTACAAATTTAGCCACCGACTGCATGTTGATAAATCCTTTCCAAATCTTCTCTTGACCATGGAGGAAGATTGCTGTCTCACCCTCAGGAGGAGGTTCAGATGTactgcaaaaccaaaaccataATCTTAGACCACCACAAAACCCAGCAATGCCAGTAAGAGCAAATCTATAAAACAGTGATGAGAATGAGCACCTTGTTTTCGCTAGTTTGGACACAGCGACTGAATGCGGTGGAGCTGGGGGCATCGGCAGGGGTGCCTTGGGTCCGATCTCCACTGGAGCACTAACAGGAACTGCGAGTGGTTCTGCTGAGTTGCTGATGGGTTTTTCTGGAGCAGTGTAGGTGACGGTCACACCAGAGCTGTGCCTGGCCACACGTGGGTCTCTGCGGGTGATGCTGACAGAGGACACGGTGGGGGCGACGGTTGTAGGGGCCGGGGAGGGAGTTGCAAGCATATTGAGGTCCTCCTGATAAAGCTGTGGCTGTAATTCTGGGACAGCTGGCTCCATGTTAGGCTGGTAGGATGGAGGGATTGGATGTTGGTAGACTAAGGGGTCTTGGTGCTGCTCAGTGGCGGGGAGCTGTGTttggagagcagaggatgagTGCAGCTCTTGTCTAGAAGGCTTAGTTTCAGACTTTTTGGTCAGTTTGGCTTTCTTAGCTGCAGGCTCATCTTCCATCCTTTGACCTATAgggcaaaattaaaaaaaagacactaGTCAAGTTATCTGTTGTGTAACCAATCACAAATAATCCACTGGATGAATGTTACCCTGACACTTGGTGTGAGCCCCTCATTTACCTGTACAGATTTTACAGTTGAGGTCAAACAGATGAGTCCTGTGTTCAGCAGTGGTGTCTTTGAGCATGGTACTGAATATGTCTGGCATGCTGTTGCCGCTGTTCCCCTCCACAGCAGAGGGCTGAGCCGAAGCTGAAGGAGTACTAAAATCATCTTGGTCCTGTGGACACAGAAAAGAGGGATCTCTGTCAAATCTTAGGTGAACTGGATTAGATGATAATCATTCACATGACGCCCATAATTCTGGATTATTATGATGCATGTAGGTTTAACGCCCAGCAGTGATGAATAAAGACAAAGTTTCTGAAAGGAAGAATTTGAATTGAGGAACAGGGCAATTAGCAAGATAACTAACCTGTCATATCAGCATTACTGTCTTTACTTTGTGTAACAGTTGGTGGACCAAGGAGCCCGTGCAAAGgtgaaaagaaaagtttgaaaGCTTAAGAAAGGCAGCATGCCACCACTTACTGCAGCAGAGGCCATGCGAGAGGATGAAGCAGTGGTAGAGATACATACATCTGCATCAGATGTTGGTGGAGCATCCTCCATATCCAAGCTATGTGAGCCAGAGTCATGCCTGTTGCCCAGTTTGGAATGCCCCGAATGTGCCCTTGCACTGGGAGACTGGGCCTAAAAGAGACAACGATGCAGACCGGAGCAATATTACGCATCCTGTAGAGGAGTTTGTGTAATGAAAACTCAACCCAACAGGGAACTCTTTGAACCTCTAGCTGACTGGTGCTTGGTGTTTAGTTAAAGGGAAGTAACAGTTACCTCAGGAGCATCTGGCTTCCTCCACTCCGATATCTCTTTGGAAAGCAACTCTTCAGCGCTTAGTCTCACCAGTCTGAAGGGACTAACCTCACCACCCACCACTCTGTAGAACAAGCCCTGAGACCAACATATAACACAGTATTTTAACATCTATATGAAAGCTTTTCAGATTGTAAGCATTGCCTTTACATACACAACTCTGTTAACACAAGATATGTActtgattaaaaacacaagtgcaTGCATATTTAATGTTGACTCACTTTGTTTTTGGGATCTTTGAGGTTGAACATGAGGGACCTGTATTTGTTCTTGTACTTGCTGTCAGTGCTCAGGCACAGGTTGAACATTTCCTTTTCAATGGCAACTGCCAGCCTTCCCACCTCATTCTCCGTCATTTTCAGATCATCGCTGTCGCTCACCCTGGTGGTCAGGAACACAACAAATGTTGGCGCTTCTTGTTTAAAAGTTACATCGAAGATTTACTTTAAGCGTTTTAGAAACTGCAGTATTCTGAACTAGGTTTTGTGGGACTCTTACCTCTTATAGAGGATGTCAGTCAGAGAGCGGCGGATATTCTGCCTCATCTGGTTGTTGGGTGGCGGTGGCATGGGGTGCGCTGAACCAGCTGAATGTGGAGGTCTGGAGGAGGAGTGGCTGGATGCAGATGAAGAAACTGAAGACGATGGGAccctggaggatgaggaggactgACTACGGGATGGAGTATCCTTTCTTTGTGGCTGTTGCTTCTTAGGAATAGTAAAGTTGGACTTGGTGACCCTCAGTGCTCCTGTGACGTGGATTGGACCGAGGGGAATGGGAGAAGGGGCGTGGACAGCCGAAAGGCCTGGTTTCTTGGACTTTCCTGCAGTTTTGCTCGGGAGTGCTGCAGGTTTCTTGGACATTTTTGAACTTGTGGTCTGAAGTGAAGGCTTCTTGCCCTTTGGGGAAACCTTGACTGCCTTAGTGGTTGGGGTCTTCTTGTTTGCTTTGACCGGCGTTACGGACGCCGAGGGAAGTTTCTCTGGAGCCGGGgctgtctccttctctttctgctccttctcACTCTGCTTCTCTTCTTTAGGGGGGGCTGGAAACCAAGAACAAGAtcaaatattttaaaacatgctgtcatTCATCACATCAGCAGATGCAACATGTGGTGTGACAGTATACACTTGATCACATCATGATCTGGGGTATATAACTCGAAAAAAGGTCAATATTGtttttagagctgaaatgaataACAGAACATgtgaaacaaacaataaatgtcATTCACATATTtgagcacatacacacttaaCACTGCAATTAACAttctgaaataaacacaaagttgaCAACTGGGCAGTTAAAAGGCCCCTCTTTATTTGCGGCAGCAAATACATTGTGCTGTTAATGCAGGTCCATTTGAGAAAGAAGTACTTTCTTCCCAAAAACATGATTTGGAGGCAATGATCTTTGAGTATATAAGTACCTCTTCACAAGACAGCTCAGTGCCCATAGACCCAAACAGGAGACAAGGACCTGATGCGAGTCTTCTACAAACTCTTGACTTGCTACCAGCACTTAGTGGGAAAAGACTACAACTACCAGGTTCTCTCATGTGAATGTGAGAGACAAGCAGCATCAATCAGTTCTTCACTGGCTAAAATGCTGTTCTGGCCACAAGTTTCACTGCGTACTGAAGCATAAAAGCTTGTGGATCAGAATAAAAGGAAATGACTGAGACTGATAAAGTTCATAACCTACTCACTGTTCAAGTGTAAATTTAAACATTGCTATCATGAGCACAGCTACAAACCCTGACAACTATCAGCAGCTCATGAGGCAAAAAGTAACTAGATTCAAACCTCATTCATGGTTATTTGAAACCATTACGCAGATTACGTCCAGAGTGATactttttttcaaacttttcacTTGAAAATATATAAAGTATAACAACCAATTTGCACCAAAAATTGTATGGCAATACACTCAAATCTCTCTTCaaactgttcatctgcagatgcTTATGAGTCATCCATtatgttaaagctgcattagtATAAGCATCAGCCCCACTTAGACAAACCAACTATACACCTACTAATATGTACAAACCACAATAATGTTGTGCAGAGCAACAGTATTGAGACTAAAAGCAACCAAAGTCAACCATCTCCTGAAGATATTAGGTTGTCTCACCAATCACAGCATCACTCAGCAAAATATGGACTATGAAAGCACAAATCAAGGAGCCATTAATGTCCACTTCCTGTTAATCACACAATCATTGCTCGCACTGCTCTCCTGACCTGAAACGATGCACTTGCGTTACACTTCCTGTCTAATCAATTAGGATAATTCTTCTGCCTTCAATAACCTCTCATAAAGGAAACTGAAATGTCCACACTTCATTGCAACAAATGTTCCCCtcaatatatataaaatcagGTGCAAAATGTGTGTGGAAAACTGTGACAGTGGAGGGTCCTCTTCTTCTGAACCAGGTCTTCAGCTTCCATCTTCTGAACTTCACTGCAGTGTCTCCCGGTGGTCTGGTCTCCGCAGCAGAGCTTCTTTCTTCTTCGGCTGGTCACCATCCAGGGGCGTCTTGAGTGTCACATctctcatcagtgtgtgtagATTTAGCAGATGTACATGCTTGTTTGAGCTGAAGTGGTCAGGATATCCTACAGCAAGCCAACACTGCTCACATAATCAACGGAGGCATCCTAAAATCTGTTAAATCACCCTTTATTTTAAAGCCAGTTTTCCACTGAGTAGTGAGGCATCATATTCAATATGAATCAAAAACTTCGAAAGACGTCAGCCTGTTGCCTACAAAATTAAtggtaaaaaaaacagacaagaaaaacacaaagtcatgCTTTCCAGCTGATATTATCAGCTCAATGTAAGCTTCATTGGTCCACATTAATATGGGGGAATTCTGAGACACCTACCTGCTGGAGAAAGGGAGGGCAATGACCTTTTTTATGGGTCCAACAGCTGAGGTGACGAACCCAGGAAGTGGAGAGATTTGAGGTCATTTGAATCTCTCtcacgcgtgcacacacacacacaagcacaagtcCATTCATGACATCCATACATCTCACAGTACAGCATCAGAGATTATTGCCACCTGTTATTTCTGCCACGTGCTGCCCTAGAGGATTTCATCAGGCCTGCAGTTGAACTGAGGTATTCAAAAGGGGAACTCCAGTGATTTAGTATCGCACTTTCAAAAAGTTGAGGGATTGAAGAGTcgtattaaaaaagaaaaaggcattATTGTCGGAGCGGAGCCTGGGGTAGTTTGACTTTTAGTCTGTAGTAGCTCAAGATGAACCCCCAGTACAGAAAATGCCTTTATCTCTCGAAGTTTCCCAAGCTGAGGTACCCCGGTGACATCATCGGGGTGAGTTTTTCAGACTCTTCCAGAGCTACAGAGACATTAAATAGCTGTTCACAGGCTTAGTACCCCCACCTTCACTCAGCAAATGATCTTAAGTTCAATCTATGGAGTGCCCCTTtcgaaataaataaattctgcATTCTCGCATACTTACCCAAAGCCACCAATAACTTACCTTTTCCACAGCTGCAAACATTTCATTGAGTAACAAAACTTTTATATTATCGAAACCACAACACTTTGCAGATCATTTTAAAGTCTAGCACACAGCTGAGTTCATCCCCAGAGCGCTCATGTTCTTCCCCAAATGTACGGATCATTTCTAAATTACGTTAGCACGACAGGAACCACACTTataatggaaaaacaacaatgtgGTTTCAACAGCCCAAGACCTTCAAAGAGATACATACACTTTTTGTTTAACACTGTGGGTGATATGGGTGTAGTCTTTTCTGGTGTTACTGCAATGTAATTATGGTCGCTGGACCAGGATGCAGTGGCCGGCGGGGGCGGGTGTTCCTCAGCATGCTCATCTTCGTCGTCCTCATCCGGATCGGGGCTGTGATCTTCCTCGCTGTCCGActcctccttggtcttcttctGCGTCTTCTTCCCACCAGCACTGCTCCTCTGGGTGGATGGTAAGAAACACACATTGTGGGGTTTTAGTGGCAGCACTCAGTGTTGTTTCAGTAACGTTACAGTCAATacagagctgaaaaaaagagaTTCTCTCTGTCAAATGCCAGGAAAATCTGCCCTTGGTTAACAAAATTATTAACTCTTACAGCCTTTGGTCTGCCTGCCTTCAGCTTTTGTCCTTTCTAACCACTGTTCACATTGTGTGCACAGAATTTAATGGGGATAATTCAGAGTAAATTAGTAGCAGTTCTATGTACACCAGGTTTCAGCTGGCAGCCTTTTAGCATCCAAGCTTCTGTACACCTGGAcatatttctgtgaaaaatgcacACTGTGTACTAAATTATTCTTGGCAGGTACATTTTACTGGTTGAGGCTAATGAGCCCAAAAGTTATTCAAAGGTGCACCCTGTATTACAAAGGAAGTTCAACATTGTTGAGCTTTCTTTCACCTAGCAGCTCAAGTTTAAACCCTATGAAGATTAATTTCCTGCATGTACAGAACACTTGAAATGATGAATGACTCCCATGCATGCAGGGTAAGACATGCCGCTTTACACTGCATCCTCGTTTGCCTGCTCCACCAGCCGTTGAAGGTTCAGTCTCATAGAAGTCCATTAGAGTAATGAGACCACAggatttttttaatccaatgaATGCACATGACATGGTTTGCCAATCACTTCTAACTGAGCAACATATCACTAGAGCAGGACAGTTGActgctgtggggatgttttgTTGCAGAGTCAAAGTTAGGTTAATATTAGGCTAATGTATGCTAATGAAAGATCCAGAACATAAGAACAAAATTAAACTATACAAAATAGTATTAAGAGTAAAAGCAAGACATCCAGACTGTTAACTGGAACACATACATGAATGATACAGACCTTAGAAATGCAGACAGGATGACTGCACGAAAACATCTGAAATGCAGCAAACTAATTAAACTAAACACTGTGTGGATTAAGCATTAAGAGCCATGTTCATTTAGATATTCCTTTGTTAAATAGCAGGCTTATCACCTGACATTGTTATGGTGCACTGGGAAAGGGGTTCACTTATACGACCCCTTccataacaaaaacaatttcccttCTTATAGTTACCAGATATTCTCTAGTGCTTGGGAACATCAGAAGACATATTGGGCTATAACACAGTATTTTATCACTGAATTAAAAATTAGCCTGTATGACAAAGCTATTCAGGGTGTCGAACACTCGAAAtactttaatctttaatctgCATGCAGTACTTTGGTCCATTTAATGATCCAACAGGAAAGATGACTGGTCAGTAGACGGGTCACTTGCTACCATGCAGGTTACCATCATGATCTGACCCTCTTTGATGAAAGTTCATTTCATATGACAAAACAGCTTGTGTTAAGAACAAATTTAAGTTCTAACCCTCTAAATTTGCTTCATGAGACAGGCATGTGAACATCAAGGCACCTGATAGTTACTGTCTGTTCAGTAATTCCACTTCCAAGTAGCACTTTAAGAAAAAGCAAAGCTTTCTGAACCATTTTAATCAGGCCAAGACGACTTTCTTGTAGCATTATTAAAATGCAAAGGGCGCAGCCACAGCACGCAGACTTGACACAGCCAAGACAATTCTCAAAATGAGTTTTTGATTTTCTGAATCCCAGATACTGGA includes the following:
- the LOC143333644 gene encoding death-inducer obliterator 1-like isoform X2, coding for MEKNASPELSLAPEPEQCQDRMDSCSQGFGEGDNDQREQFQTEGENVAEKTLDKPDKSFKANSEIKKTWGFRRSTVAKREMPVEAATDIPENRCPVRRSGRQSKRTDKLEEFLLTAKRGSRKSAPPSLESGDPPSQTPTDAETASEASFDGNADAKAVEDKGESPERRTRSCTRRQTQRKTSGGRQARGAGGVTVKDEGSSENEEDSRDDASKNQLPEKGDEKSFPSPGDVGSIDTVQPEPEPGSEKIRAVEEENEHGDENNKLETEKELDKDTDEDRADKSAAVLVKRGPIRTYVNKKKAVNKNTTPVKAPASATKSAPVKRETKPKASQASGKTRKAQTQDDNDENDDDDDDEDDDDDEDDENDSSMSSSSSSSESDDGGYDPNALYCICRQKHNKRFMICCDRCEEWFHGDCVGITEARGRLMERNGEDYICPNCTAKKNQVLRPATSVLSTSTEIGRLKPDIAGSSYALAVSAASAEKTNTGQSAVQAVVSSTSAGTEEKGVEDLGIKGRIEKAINPTGKKKIKIFQPAIQQPAEPKADQKSAPTVEKKAAPTAEQKAQPDAEQKVASNVEVKTTPTGEVPQKAEEEASLPKCIGPGCENNAQPDSVYCGNDCILRHAAAAMKSITDVKEPKQKDKAKAQKTKSTPKRSSAGGKKTQKKTKEESDSEEDHSPDPDEDDEDEHAEEHPPPPATASWSSDHNYIAVTPEKTTPISPTVLNKKSPPKEEKQSEKEQKEKETAPAPEKLPSASVTPVKANKKTPTTKAVKVSPKGKKPSLQTTSSKMSKKPAALPSKTAGKSKKPGLSAVHAPSPIPLGPIHVTGALRVTKSNFTIPKKQQPQRKDTPSRSQSSSSSRVPSSSVSSSASSHSSSRPPHSAGSAHPMPPPPNNQMRQNIRRSLTDILYKRVSDSDDLKMTENEVGRLAVAIEKEMFNLCLSTDSKYKNKYRSLMFNLKDPKNKGLFYRVVGGEVSPFRLVRLSAEELLSKEISEWRKPDAPEAQSPSARAHSGHSKLGNRHDSGSHSLDMEDAPPTSDADDQDDFSTPSASAQPSAVEGNSGNSMPDIFSTMLKDTTAEHRTHLFDLNCKICTGQRMEDEPAAKKAKLTKKSETKPSRQELHSSSALQTQLPATEQHQDPLVYQHPIPPSYQPNMEPAVPELQPQLYQEDLNMLATPSPAPTTVAPTVSSVSITRRDPRVARHSSGVTVTYTAPEKPISNSAEPLAVPVSAPVEIGPKAPLPMPPAPPHSVAVSKLAKTSTSEPPPEGETAIFLHGQEKIWKGFINMQSVAKFVTKAYLVSGSFEHLKEDLPDTIHVGGRISPSTVWDYVGKLKTSLSKELCLIRFHPATEEEEVAYVSLFSYFSSRKRFGVVANNNRRIKDLYLIPLGSKDPLPSKLLPFDGPGLEPARPNLLLGLLICQKDRKRAGAPLETEEKRSKTQTKDADDTGLPKPPASIRAERSTRQSLEIPFSTTPPGSPPSSSSETSSSTVTTSSVLSFLSSVKTPATSTITGKDSPSSSSSVASSAASATPLQTILKTLFGKKKHDSDASQSPSDQGVELSVPPATMLDPIVQQFAQISKENQVEEDEDDRPYDPEEEYDPSRGYNVPKKPVEVVGKPEISKEPEVIANEGDDVAYDPEDDSIFEDVKTLVPGHAKAATESVTDPQKILESLKQIGEQTFQKQGEQQMSSTGTPGASLTLPDTLLAQPTRSLLADTQLLQLGKKVEELVKSSSVAPLINQRRDPRQSRDPRQAVAGRKPNDEPEEKEETSALVPDSTPSQPLVQEPQLSNVAEPPDSSQGPVTSLPAEGVKSEMLPFMESNMAEVSIPLLGEEVEPDMEVNYMVEKEVKTEEAEPNKMETEMDKYSIWPNAASILKTGEDSEYEENSQDTPTTGYYNEPANTSTITSTIPVLTQSTAMGETQSHHVQHHMSPSSFDSEYRPPADIPPPSNFPPPHVMQGQNLIMRPPPMSMPPPMQGLPPISGPLPLQGPPPPIHVPPPVCGPPPIQGDSSQQFGPPPAAYPPYQNQWPGNQPPPQQQPPPGPHPQNIMPPRGPPPPFPPMAQRGPAPQLFDPSIPPQHIGQQGPPPGLPPPPAFDGQSTLPPPRFTGPPPPFNFPANRGPPPPFTGPPPAHFDNRLPPPSHFQGPRGPLPSQYGDHGAQPSMADQPRGPAEQYNKDNSNSFKLNVDQNPNPLHMFKDNQGPPPGPAYQGPPPNQYEDRRGPPSSCEMSGPHFSPHNQYGSSRPHPSPPHRGSFDEHRGAPPHESRPHLSQRFGGSERYRFDRHSDEARPVRHSGPLLPTPPEAPLGPPSRMGAHSPEIQRDDHWRRHSPEMRRRSSNTTREDSEPHSGDRFSRFEGGHREPVPGPSPPSEERPRELSEDRRREREREVPHTGRPSWDRSQVKRWSREREWDRGRERDRDQERSRERDRSRGREGDRHRETDGERHRDQDTDKRRDRERDRERDRERPRDSDRRDYDRDRGRNRDRDRDRERDRDRDRERERDRRRDRSRSRERDRDRDRDRDRDRGKDRGRDRDRERERDRDRDKDKDKDKDRDRRDGSRSREKREEKKDSKHDAPKESDKTTANDSSMS